A window from Pseudomonas sp. MRSN 12121 encodes these proteins:
- a CDS encoding HAD-IIB family hydrolase, with protein sequence MKNLSTASPAEFAGVRFVLTDMDETLTYRGRLAAATYNALERLQDGGIRVIPVTGAPAGWCDQMARMWPVDGVIGENGGLFFQRTADGHELRRHFWHAAEERARVWERLQAIAGEVRARVPEAVLASDQPFRQTSLAFAQPAHAETRQALAEALREAGADVTVNNLWVLAWLGGYDKLSMSRRILADVHGLDIDSHGEAVLYCGDSTNDGPMFAFFRHTVGVSTVREYLPHLAKAPAWITRGPGGAGFVEAADRLLAGRG encoded by the coding sequence ATGAAAAACCTCTCCACGGCGTCCCCTGCGGAATTCGCCGGCGTGCGCTTCGTGCTCACCGACATGGATGAAACCCTGACTTACCGCGGCCGCCTGGCCGCCGCTACCTACAACGCCCTGGAGCGCCTGCAAGACGGTGGCATCCGGGTCATCCCGGTGACGGGCGCGCCGGCCGGCTGGTGCGACCAGATGGCGCGCATGTGGCCGGTGGACGGCGTGATCGGCGAGAACGGCGGGCTGTTTTTCCAGCGCACCGCCGATGGCCATGAACTGCGTCGCCACTTCTGGCATGCCGCTGAGGAACGGGCCAGGGTCTGGGAGCGCCTGCAAGCGATCGCCGGCGAGGTCCGGGCGCGGGTTCCCGAGGCCGTACTGGCCAGCGACCAGCCCTTCAGGCAGACCAGCCTGGCATTCGCCCAGCCGGCCCACGCCGAAACCCGCCAGGCGCTGGCCGAAGCGTTGCGGGAGGCGGGGGCCGATGTCACCGTCAACAACCTCTGGGTGCTGGCCTGGCTGGGCGGCTACGACAAACTGAGCATGTCCCGCCGCATACTCGCCGACGTCCACGGGTTGGATATCGATAGCCATGGCGAGGCGGTGCTGTATTGCGGGGATTCGACCAACGATGGCCCGATGTTCGCGTTCTTCCGCCACACGGTGGGGGTCAGCACGGTCCGCGAATACCTGCCGCACCTGGCCAAGGCGCCGGCCTGGATCACCCGGGGACCGGGCGGCGCGGGTTTTGTCGAAGCGGCCGACAGGCTGCTCGCGGGGCGTGGTTGA
- a CDS encoding helix-turn-helix domain-containing protein, with product MDVTGPYDLKDTDCQKISQVLARIGEKWSVLIIIFLSGSPRRFTEIKRAINGISQRMLTLCLRGLERDGLIKRTVIAVMPPHVEYELTPLGRSLTEPVIALGTWANSHISEIDAAREAFDTKGNSQGDLPPR from the coding sequence ATGGATGTAACCGGACCGTATGATTTGAAAGACACTGATTGTCAAAAGATTAGTCAGGTGCTGGCTCGCATTGGGGAAAAATGGAGTGTTCTCATTATTATTTTTTTGTCAGGCAGTCCACGCCGCTTTACAGAAATTAAGCGTGCCATTAACGGCATATCCCAAAGAATGCTAACGCTATGCCTTCGCGGGCTTGAGCGCGATGGACTTATCAAGCGAACGGTCATCGCGGTTATGCCGCCGCATGTGGAATATGAATTGACACCTCTTGGGCGCTCTCTTACAGAACCTGTTATCGCACTTGGAACTTGGGCCAATAGCCATATTTCCGAAATTGATGCGGCCAGAGAAGCCTTTGACACGAAGGGCAATAGCCAAGGCGATCTGCCGCCTCGATAG
- a CDS encoding MFS transporter: MIIGCALFMELIDATAVLTALPQMAHDFNEPSVRMNLVVSLYLLAVALFVPVSGWAADRFGPRRVFVSAIVLFTLASVACASAGSLLQLSLARMAQGAAGAMMVPVGQVILLRWSARDNLLRAMSYLTIPALIGPVLGPPLGGLLVTLLSWQWIFLINVPIGILGVLLVLRYIPHYPGARGRPLDGPGLLLSAAGLGGLVFGFEAFGHGLLERHWALALIVTGALCAVLYVRHARRVAQPLIDLSLLRIPTFRLSFWGGNLLRIGSASQPFLLVLLFQLCFGLNPLQAGLLSFAGGAGAFLMKLLAVRIVSRCGFRRTLTVNALLTGLTIAACASFDIATPYWLVILLLFGSGIIRSLQFSTLGALTYADVPAELSSRASSLAAMTIQLSMSLSVGVAAALLSLVMAWRGHTAIAQNDVALVMLIDGVFCALSALVFRRLSATAGAAVYAAGQR, from the coding sequence ATGATCATCGGCTGCGCGCTGTTCATGGAGCTGATCGACGCCACGGCCGTGCTCACTGCCTTGCCGCAGATGGCCCATGACTTCAACGAGCCCAGTGTGCGGATGAACCTGGTGGTGTCCCTGTACCTGCTGGCCGTGGCGCTGTTCGTGCCGGTCAGCGGCTGGGCGGCGGACCGCTTCGGCCCGCGCCGGGTGTTCGTCAGCGCCATCGTGCTGTTCACCCTGGCCTCGGTGGCCTGTGCCAGTGCCGGCTCGTTGTTGCAGCTGTCGCTGGCGCGCATGGCCCAGGGCGCCGCCGGGGCGATGATGGTGCCGGTGGGGCAGGTGATCCTGCTGCGCTGGTCGGCGCGGGACAACCTACTGCGGGCCATGTCCTACCTGACCATCCCGGCGCTGATCGGCCCGGTGCTCGGACCGCCCCTGGGGGGCCTGCTGGTGACCTTGCTGTCGTGGCAGTGGATTTTCCTGATCAATGTGCCGATCGGCATCCTCGGCGTGCTGCTGGTGCTGCGCTACATTCCCCACTATCCCGGCGCCCGCGGGCGGCCCCTGGATGGCCCGGGGCTGTTGCTCAGCGCTGCCGGACTGGGCGGCCTGGTGTTCGGTTTCGAGGCGTTCGGCCACGGCCTGCTGGAGCGGCATTGGGCGCTGGCGCTGATCGTGACAGGGGCGTTGTGCGCCGTCTTGTATGTCAGGCACGCCAGGCGCGTGGCGCAGCCGCTGATCGATCTTTCGTTGCTGCGCATCCCCACCTTCCGCCTGAGTTTCTGGGGCGGCAACCTGCTGCGCATCGGCAGCGCTTCCCAGCCGTTCCTGCTGGTGCTGCTGTTCCAGCTGTGTTTCGGCCTCAACCCGCTGCAGGCCGGGCTGCTGAGCTTTGCCGGGGGCGCCGGGGCCTTCCTGATGAAGCTGCTGGCGGTGCGGATCGTCAGCCGCTGCGGCTTTCGTCGCACCCTGACCGTCAACGCGCTGCTCACCGGGCTGACGATAGCCGCCTGCGCCAGCTTCGATATCGCCACGCCGTACTGGCTGGTGATCCTGCTGCTGTTCGGCAGCGGCATCATCCGCTCCCTGCAATTCAGCACCCTGGGCGCCTTGACCTATGCCGACGTGCCCGCCGAGCTGTCCAGCCGCGCCAGCAGCCTGGCGGCCATGACCATCCAGTTGAGCATGAGCCTGTCGGTGGGCGTCGCGGCGGCGTTGCTCAGCCTGGTCATGGCCTGGCGCGGCCACACCGCCATCGCGCAAAACGACGTGGCCCTGGTGATGCTGATCGACGGGGTGTTTTGCGCCTTGTCGGCCCTGGTGTTCCGCCGGCTTTCGGCAACGGCGGGCGCCGCCGTGTATGCCGCGGGTCAGCGGTAG
- a CDS encoding TetR/AcrR family transcriptional regulator, translated as MATVDAIHMATIQVLAAEGLALCTTTRVAERAGVSVGSLYQYYPNRRSLLAAVLGRHLDQVAVAVEQACIAQRRKPIADMAHELVYAFLGAKLEHPSASKALYAVAEEHGGALLVAHAKGRMHRAVASMLDTATDARFDDLSTASLLTMSAMIGPAQALLEDDASAELVDVLQAHLCTLIQAYLRAISLSVPTGKSTE; from the coding sequence ATGGCTACCGTAGACGCCATTCACATGGCGACGATTCAGGTTTTGGCAGCCGAAGGCCTTGCCCTTTGTACAACCACCCGTGTCGCCGAACGTGCAGGGGTGTCGGTGGGCAGCCTCTACCAGTACTACCCCAACCGCCGATCACTGTTAGCGGCAGTATTGGGGCGGCACCTCGACCAGGTTGCTGTGGCGGTGGAACAAGCGTGCATCGCGCAGAGAAGGAAGCCGATAGCCGACATGGCTCATGAGTTGGTTTATGCATTCCTTGGGGCGAAACTGGAACATCCCTCGGCGTCGAAAGCACTCTATGCCGTTGCCGAAGAGCATGGAGGCGCTCTCTTGGTCGCACATGCCAAGGGGCGTATGCACAGAGCGGTGGCCTCGATGCTTGATACGGCCACGGATGCACGTTTTGACGACTTGAGCACGGCCAGCCTCTTGACCATGAGCGCCATGATCGGTCCGGCACAGGCTTTGCTGGAGGATGACGCGTCCGCTGAGCTCGTCGATGTGCTGCAGGCACACCTCTGTACGCTGATACAGGCGTATCTACGGGCTATTTCTCTATCAGTGCCAACCGGCAAGTCAACTGAGTAA
- a CDS encoding SDR family oxidoreductase: MKAHIQPVALVTGANKGIGLAITQQLAARGYTVYLASRDEKRGAEAKASIERPGLDIRPICLDVTDVESIAAAAARLKDEVGSLDVLVNNAGIAGQPLPPSQCDAQALRDVYEANVIGPVSVTRLLLPLLRAGQKRTIVNVSSELGSLTLHSYPDFPFAPVNLLAYCSSKTALNAFTVLLAKELREDDFKVNSVNPGFTATDLNGFTGKRTVDQAAEIVVKYATLDVSGPTGGFFTDGGFMPW; encoded by the coding sequence ATGAAAGCACATATACAACCCGTGGCCCTGGTGACCGGTGCCAACAAAGGCATCGGCTTGGCAATCACGCAGCAACTGGCCGCACGTGGCTACACTGTCTACCTTGCCAGTCGTGATGAAAAGCGCGGGGCTGAAGCAAAGGCCAGCATCGAACGCCCCGGCTTGGACATTCGACCGATCTGCCTGGACGTCACCGATGTTGAATCCATTGCAGCAGCAGCGGCACGACTGAAGGATGAAGTCGGATCACTCGATGTGCTGGTCAACAACGCCGGCATTGCAGGCCAACCGCTGCCGCCCAGCCAGTGCGATGCACAGGCGTTGCGCGACGTTTATGAGGCCAATGTGATCGGGCCGGTCTCGGTCACCCGGCTGCTGCTGCCGTTGCTTCGAGCTGGGCAAAAACGCACCATCGTCAATGTCTCCAGTGAGTTGGGATCATTGACTCTGCATAGCTATCCCGACTTTCCGTTCGCTCCCGTTAATTTACTAGCGTATTGCTCATCGAAGACGGCGCTCAACGCATTCACCGTACTGCTGGCAAAGGAACTTAGGGAGGACGACTTCAAGGTCAATTCCGTCAATCCAGGGTTCACCGCTACCGATCTAAATGGCTTTACGGGAAAGCGAACGGTCGATCAGGCGGCGGAGATCGTGGTCAAGTATGCGACCTTGGATGTTTCCGGCCCTACGGGGGGATTCTTTACAGACGGTGGGTTTATGCCATGGTGA
- a CDS encoding site-specific integrase, which translates to MKDVGRYLQAGTRENTRRSYQSAIEHFEVTWGGFLPATSDSIVRYLVDYADTLSLNTLKQRLAALAQWHITQGFPDPTKTPTVRQVLKGIRTLHPAQAKQAAPLQLQHLEQAAQWLNREAERAHISGDLASLLRSRRDAALLLIGFWRGFRSDELCRLKVEYVQAEAGAGMRLFLPQSKGDRQNFGTTHYAPALKQLCPVQAYLDWVSVSGITRGAVFRRVDRWGHINDEALHPGSLITLLRQILQRAGVPAELYTSHSLRRGFATWATANGWDIKALMTYVGWKDIKSAMRYIDPAISFGGLAARPALELNAGTLTRLPASH; encoded by the coding sequence ATGAAGGACGTTGGGCGCTATCTGCAAGCCGGCACGCGAGAAAACACTCGCCGCAGCTATCAATCAGCCATCGAGCACTTCGAAGTGACTTGGGGTGGTTTCCTGCCCGCGACCAGCGACAGCATCGTTCGCTACCTTGTGGACTACGCAGACACCTTGAGCCTAAACACGCTGAAGCAGCGCCTAGCGGCCCTGGCTCAGTGGCATATCACCCAAGGCTTTCCTGACCCGACGAAGACCCCCACGGTGCGCCAGGTACTCAAAGGCATTCGCACCTTGCATCCGGCGCAAGCCAAGCAAGCTGCTCCATTGCAGCTGCAGCATCTCGAACAGGCAGCTCAATGGCTGAATCGGGAAGCCGAGCGAGCTCATATATCAGGGGACCTAGCTAGTCTGCTGCGTAGCCGGCGTGACGCGGCCCTGCTGCTGATCGGCTTCTGGCGGGGCTTTAGAAGCGACGAACTCTGTCGACTAAAGGTCGAGTATGTACAGGCCGAAGCCGGCGCTGGCATGCGCTTGTTTCTACCGCAGAGCAAGGGTGACCGGCAGAACTTCGGTACCACCCACTACGCACCGGCCTTGAAACAACTGTGCCCGGTGCAGGCCTATCTCGACTGGGTTAGTGTCTCCGGGATTACTCGCGGGGCGGTATTCCGCCGTGTGGATCGCTGGGGGCACATCAACGACGAAGCGTTGCATCCCGGAAGTCTCATCACGCTGTTGCGCCAAATCCTACAGCGCGCCGGTGTTCCGGCTGAGCTGTACACCAGCCACTCCTTGCGCCGTGGCTTCGCTACTTGGGCCACCGCTAACGGCTGGGATATCAAAGCCCTGATGACGTATGTGGGGTGGAAGGACATTAAATCAGCCATGCGCTATATCGATCCGGCCATCTCCTTTGGCGGCCTGGCGGCTAGGCCCGCCCTTGAACTCAATGCTGGCACTTTGACTAGACTGCCAGCCTCTCACTAA
- a CDS encoding pirin family protein yields the protein MNSVLANNTEVAVRRIVYRTRGHGHGPITRLMSPSDLGQIAKPFVFLDLFDADKRTIQAMADMPLHPHSGIATVTVPVEGAFHYEDPDSGTSGKLAYGGVEWSRAGGGMWHGKELSAADTPRIQGFQLWVALPAELENGKSESCYIEARDMHKIGPAHVIVGNHEGVQSAVPAPDGFNYLLVTLMPGDRWTYRPPAGHTVGWLALAKGQLDAGAPGCASAGEMVVFEPGETPIALEASGQEGAVFVLGSAVPHPYPLHLGYYSVHTSAQALEAGERRIAELGNKLKEAGDRRTASGTIPVFR from the coding sequence ATGAACTCAGTTCTTGCTAATAACACCGAGGTCGCAGTGCGGCGCATTGTGTACCGCACGCGGGGCCACGGTCACGGCCCGATTACCAGGCTGATGAGTCCGTCCGACCTCGGACAGATCGCCAAACCCTTCGTGTTCCTCGACCTGTTCGATGCGGACAAGCGCACCATACAGGCGATGGCCGACATGCCGCTGCATCCACATTCAGGCATCGCCACTGTGACTGTTCCGGTCGAAGGGGCCTTCCACTACGAAGATCCAGACAGCGGTACCTCCGGTAAGCTCGCTTATGGTGGAGTGGAGTGGTCACGCGCCGGTGGCGGCATGTGGCACGGCAAGGAACTGTCTGCTGCTGACACGCCGCGGATCCAAGGGTTTCAACTTTGGGTGGCATTGCCCGCCGAACTTGAAAACGGCAAATCCGAGAGCTGCTACATCGAAGCTCGAGACATGCACAAGATTGGGCCTGCGCATGTCATTGTCGGCAACCATGAAGGCGTACAAAGCGCGGTTCCCGCACCGGACGGTTTCAATTATCTGCTCGTCACGCTCATGCCGGGCGATCGCTGGACATACCGTCCGCCGGCAGGCCATACCGTCGGCTGGCTGGCGCTCGCCAAGGGCCAACTCGATGCCGGTGCTCCTGGCTGCGCCAGCGCAGGTGAAATGGTGGTGTTCGAGCCGGGCGAAACGCCCATTGCGCTCGAGGCCTCTGGCCAGGAAGGTGCTGTATTCGTTCTCGGTTCGGCTGTACCCCATCCGTACCCACTGCACCTTGGCTACTACTCGGTGCATACCTCTGCGCAGGCGCTGGAGGCCGGCGAACGCCGCATCGCTGAATTGGGCAACAAGCTCAAGGAAGCCGGAGATCGACGCACGGCATCGGGAACGATACCGGTGTTCCGGTAG
- a CDS encoding DNA-binding protein encodes MARGGINKALVQKARQVILTRGENPSIDAVRVELGNTGSKTTIHRYLKEIEEAERGRQTAPSLSEQLGNLVSLLAEQLREEAQAAVAQEREQLARERLDYQDQMRQAESRIEQLEGQSSTLGEQLNAAQQALQHEQQKCKQVELENARLAQANADQETRLIDRDSQIVSLEDKHQHARDALEHYRQASKDQREQDQRRHEAQVQQLQVELRQLRQTLIVKQDELTQLNRDNARLLTEARQMQKDQRAQEQHLTQKTQALEIARSTLTGMERTNDALEQRCHALQDEVARLGEATDAQAQRAQGLQERLSEALAQLKLLRHAPPAVPGDASSP; translated from the coding sequence ATGGCACGGGGCGGCATCAACAAAGCGCTGGTTCAGAAGGCGCGACAGGTGATTCTGACGCGGGGAGAGAACCCCAGCATCGATGCGGTGCGAGTTGAACTTGGCAACACCGGCTCGAAAACCACCATTCACCGCTACCTGAAAGAAATAGAGGAGGCTGAGCGCGGCCGGCAAACGGCTCCGTCTCTCAGCGAGCAATTGGGCAATTTGGTGAGCCTGCTCGCTGAGCAGCTCAGAGAAGAGGCTCAGGCAGCCGTAGCACAGGAGCGCGAGCAGCTGGCACGCGAGCGACTCGATTACCAGGACCAGATGCGGCAGGCTGAAAGCCGAATAGAGCAGCTTGAAGGTCAGTCTTCTACGCTCGGGGAGCAGCTCAACGCTGCTCAGCAGGCACTGCAGCACGAGCAACAGAAGTGCAAGCAGGTCGAGCTGGAAAATGCGCGGTTAGCGCAGGCCAATGCCGATCAGGAGACGCGCCTGATTGATCGCGACAGCCAAATTGTGTCGCTGGAGGACAAGCACCAACATGCCCGTGATGCACTGGAACACTACCGGCAGGCCAGCAAGGATCAGCGCGAGCAAGACCAGCGGCGTCACGAAGCCCAGGTTCAGCAACTGCAGGTTGAGCTGCGACAGCTCCGACAGACTCTGATAGTTAAGCAGGACGAGCTGACCCAGCTTAACCGTGACAATGCACGTCTACTCACCGAGGCGCGGCAGATGCAGAAGGATCAGCGTGCTCAAGAACAGCATCTCACGCAGAAAACTCAGGCCTTGGAGATCGCCCGGAGCACATTGACCGGAATGGAGCGTACGAATGATGCACTGGAGCAGCGCTGCCACGCTTTGCAGGATGAAGTCGCCCGGCTTGGCGAAGCCACCGATGCTCAGGCACAAAGAGCCCAGGGCCTACAGGAGCGCTTGTCCGAAGCCCTCGCGCAGCTGAAGCTGCTCAGGCATGCGCCGCCTGCCGTCCCCGGCGACGCAAGTAGCCCATGA